One Synechococcus sp. JA-2-3B'a(2-13) genomic window carries:
- a CDS encoding P-II family nitrogen regulator produces MKKIEAVIRPFKLDEVKIALVNAGIVGMTVSEVRGFGRQKGQTERYRGSEYTVEFLQKLKVEIVVEDDLVDTVVEKLIAAARTGEIGDGKIFISPVEKTIRIRTGELNQDAL; encoded by the coding sequence ATGAAAAAGATCGAGGCCGTGATCCGGCCATTTAAGTTGGATGAGGTCAAAATTGCTTTGGTCAATGCCGGGATTGTCGGCATGACCGTAAGTGAAGTACGGGGTTTTGGCCGGCAAAAGGGACAAACCGAGCGTTACCGGGGATCCGAGTACACGGTAGAGTTCCTACAAAAGCTGAAAGTGGAGATCGTGGTCGAAGATGACCTGGTGGATACGGTGGTGGAGAAGCTGATTGCAGCGGCTCGCACCGGCGAAATTGGGGACGGCAAGATTTTCATCAGCCCCGTCGAAAAAACCATCCGCATCCGCACTGGCGAACTCAACCAAGATGCCCTGTAA